In Methanonatronarchaeum thermophilum, a genomic segment contains:
- a CDS encoding chorismate mutase: MTLDEIRDEIREIDQEIIDLIDKRTALASDIAKIKKENDIPVRDMEQNKKVLSRATEMAVESGLDTGRVKKIFETLIEMNIEKQENLMGKGKLP, translated from the coding sequence ATGACACTTGATGAAATAAGAGATGAAATAAGAGAGATAGATCAAGAGATAATTGATTTGATAGATAAAAGAACTGCTTTAGCCAGCGATATAGCAAAGATAAAAAAAGAAAACGACATCCCGGTTAGGGATATGGAGCAGAATAAAAAAGTGTTGTCTAGAGCGACTGAGATGGCTGTTGAGAGTGGATTGGATACCGGGCGGGTTAAAAAAATATTTGAAACTTTGATAGAGATGAATATCGAGAAACAGGAGAACCTTATGGGGAAAGGAAAACTACCCTAA
- a CDS encoding prephenate dehydrogenase/arogenate dehydrogenase family protein — protein MNKKQKITIVGGAGRMGHWIAQNLKNQNTEIHITDKNKKKGKKTARKLEIKYHQNYSPIKNSDIVIISVPIKATTKVIKEVGPKMKKNSLLMDVTSIKEQPVNAMKKHVPKHVEKIGTHPLFGPEGTTFKDKNIVLVPINADKWLDKVKKYITNQGGNIRTMTASEHDKAMAVVQGASHLLLILFGSILKNQKFNINQNNDLTTPTFRLLHKDLDRILVQNPELYASIQTHNRYIPMIHKKTIKDYQKMLETIETQDTEKLSQIIENIDNYIQNQKNQKNTNLEN, from the coding sequence ATGAACAAAAAACAAAAAATCACAATAGTCGGTGGAGCAGGACGAATGGGACATTGGATAGCACAAAACCTAAAAAACCAAAACACAGAAATCCACATCACCGACAAAAACAAAAAAAAGGGAAAAAAAACAGCTAGAAAACTGGAGATCAAATACCACCAAAACTACAGCCCAATAAAAAACTCAGACATCGTAATAATAAGCGTACCTATAAAAGCAACCACCAAAGTAATCAAAGAAGTCGGCCCCAAAATGAAAAAAAACTCACTACTAATGGACGTAACATCAATAAAAGAACAGCCAGTCAACGCGATGAAAAAACACGTACCAAAACACGTAGAAAAAATAGGCACACACCCCCTGTTCGGCCCAGAGGGAACCACCTTCAAAGATAAAAACATCGTTTTAGTGCCAATAAACGCAGATAAATGGCTAGACAAAGTTAAAAAATACATAACAAACCAAGGCGGGAACATAAGAACAATGACTGCCAGCGAACACGACAAAGCCATGGCAGTTGTTCAAGGAGCATCCCACCTACTACTTATCCTGTTCGGCTCAATCCTTAAAAACCAGAAATTCAATATAAACCAAAACAACGACCTAACAACACCAACATTCAGACTGCTGCACAAAGACCTCGACAGAATATTGGTACAAAATCCAGAGTTATACGCCTCAATACAAACACACAACAGATACATACCAATGATACATAAAAAAACAATAAAAGACTACCAAAAAATGTTGGAAACGATAGAGACACAAGACACTGAAAAACTCAGCCAAATAATCGAAAACATAGACAACTACATACAAAACCAAAAAAACCAAAAAAATACAAACCTAGAAAACTAG
- the aroE gene encoding shikimate dehydrogenase yields MKQKVYGLIGDPVSHSLSPQMQNTAFKTKKLPHTYHLFHVKKQNLKKAIEGAKALNLGGLNVTIPHKQKALKLCTETSEEAVIAGAVNTIDLKEKIHGYNTDIIGAKKAVTQPKKHYEKAVIVGAGGAARGVCIALKDNAKQITIINRTPKKARELSELLQKQNTKSSYRPLNKLSQELSNADLLINSTPVGMYPNTNKSITTKENLHKDLIVFDLVYRPIKTKLLKQAEEVGAKTINGVEMLVQQGAESFKIWTNREPPTDKMREAVHRELKQ; encoded by the coding sequence TTGAAACAAAAGGTATATGGATTGATAGGCGACCCTGTAAGCCACAGCCTATCTCCTCAGATGCAAAACACTGCTTTTAAAACAAAAAAACTACCACACACCTACCACTTGTTCCACGTTAAAAAACAAAACCTAAAAAAAGCAATCGAAGGAGCGAAAGCACTAAACCTAGGTGGGTTGAATGTAACAATTCCCCACAAACAGAAAGCCCTAAAACTCTGTACAGAAACCAGTGAAGAAGCAGTAATAGCTGGCGCTGTAAACACAATCGACCTTAAAGAAAAAATCCATGGATACAACACAGATATAATCGGAGCAAAAAAAGCAGTTACACAACCAAAAAAACACTACGAAAAAGCAGTGATCGTAGGTGCAGGTGGTGCAGCAAGAGGAGTATGCATAGCATTAAAAGACAACGCAAAACAGATAACAATAATCAACAGAACACCTAAAAAAGCACGCGAACTCAGCGAACTCCTACAGAAACAAAACACAAAATCCAGTTACCGGCCACTGAACAAACTAAGCCAAGAACTATCCAACGCAGACCTACTTATAAACTCAACCCCTGTAGGCATGTATCCAAACACCAATAAATCAATTACCACAAAAGAAAACCTACATAAAGACCTCATTGTCTTCGACCTCGTCTACAGACCAATAAAAACAAAACTACTGAAACAAGCCGAAGAGGTTGGTGCAAAAACAATAAACGGAGTTGAAATGCTTGTCCAACAAGGAGCAGAATCCTTCAAAATATGGACAAACAGAGAACCACCAACAGATAAAATGAGGGAAGCCGTACACAGGGAGCTAAAACAATGA